The Oryctolagus cuniculus chromosome 12, mOryCun1.1, whole genome shotgun sequence genomic interval CTTGAAGTTTGCATTTAAAGTAATACAGAGAAAGTTTCCTCAGAAATGGGTGTGCAATTGAAAAAAGAGGGCCAAGATCAAGCCTTGTTTACCATGACATCAGAAATTGTGGGGCCAGTCGAGACCCAGCATAAGAACCCTGAAAGGACTCTTCCTGGAGTTGGCAGGGGAAACACGAGACGCTGGGTTGCAAGGCCTGATGAACCAAACATTTCCTTTTGAAGGGCTCATCCTTGGTTTTGGTGGAGTTTGAAGTCAGCattatctgtttctctttttaaaatccttCAAAAACTAAGATACAAGAAATGTATTTTGAGACATGATTCTctgtgggaggagagaactgAAACTCCAACAGAGTAAACAGTGTCCTGCAGCAGTGAATTATAAATAAGGAATGTATGTATCAGGAAACGAAGGGGAAATGCCAGAGGTTTTGATCTTCAAAGTAGTCAGAAAACCATGGTTCAAAGATGTTTTGCCCTGCCTCATGGCAGAACCAAATCCTTTAGAACAGAATAGAGTTGGAGCCCAGAATTGCTGATAAAAGCTTTTTCTGTGCCCATTAAGGTTctgagaagcaaaaaaaaaaaaaaaaaaaagttaacttagGAATATGGAAGAAGCTGTCTTCATCTAGTTTGGGGAAgagattatatatttgaaaaacctCACAGCTTCTAGTCATTCCACTGGGAGGACTCTTAACTTGACCAACACAGGTACAAATTTTGGTTTTAAACCATGTTCCCGCTTGGACAGATAAGTGAGCCTGTCCTGTAGGTGCATGTACAGCTCCAAGACAGCTTTGCCACCTTCAACAATAAACAAAAACGTAGaagcaaaaaaaatatatacacacagttATTATAAGAAAAGagaacaggaaaaacaaaagatgaaAGAACATCTCTCAGCTTAATACTATGCCTAGGCAGTAGGTAAATGTTTTAACTGAACCCTTACTTTGTATTAAAAGAAACCCTTAGATATAGCATTGAAAAGAATTATGATTTAACAGTATAAAATCTGTTACTGTAATTAATTCTTTTCATTCACTGTAGAGAAAATTAcgtatttatgattttttaatatttttaaatattatgtcaCCAGTAAGAGAAGAAACTTCTTAACATTTAGAAGAAATGCTTAGTTGTGATTTGTGGATGTggttaattttttctcatttcagttgtCCAAAGAATGGATGACCTGCCTGGATTGAGGAAGCAAAGTCAAGACAGACATTTGTGGCAAGGTGTAGTCACAAACAGCAATTCAGCAATGAAGGAGGGAtttgaattaagaaaaatatttaatttaagcTCAAATCATATTTCAAAACCTACGAAGTacagaaaatattctttaatGTCTGAGGCATTAAAGGTGTATCAGAAGGTGCTTTTCCCTGGCAAGCCTGATGAGCTGCATATTTCAGAGAAACCTGAAGCCCAAGATTTAACTGAGAAATCTTTACTCAGATGCTGTGAGAACCTCAGTCAGCATCACAAGGATCAAACTTTGCAGCAGTCTTTGGAATATAATGGGCAGTGGAAAGCCTTCAGCAGGGACTCACTGTTTCCACAAAAGAGGGCACATATGAGAGAGACCCCATGTAAACATAAATATGGGAAAGCCTGTGACAAGTCATCTCTCATTGTTGGAGAAACAGCTCAGATAGCAAAGAACCTTCTCAGCAGAAATTCTAACCTTGCTAGCCATCAGCAAATGTGCATAGGTGAGAAGCCGTATGAATGTAAAGGATGCCAGAAAACTTTCTCCTGTAAGTCATACCTCATTCAACATCAGAATTctcacacaggtgagaaagcATTTGAATGTAAAAGATGTACAAAATCCTACTACTACAAGTGTCAACTTGCTCTGCACCAGAAAATCCACATGGtagaaaaaccttatgaatgtaatgaatgtggcaAAGCCTATTTTCATAAGGCAGCCCTCAGTGTACACTTGATAACTCACACAGGAGAACGACCCTTTGAATGCAGTTTTTGTGGGAATACCTTCTCCAGGCAGTCAAGCCTGAGGAAACATGAAAAACTTCATACAGGGGAAAAACCTCATACATGTGGAAAGACTTTGTGCATGAATGGAGACCTCACATCCCAGCAGAGAACTCTCACAAGAGAACatccttataaatgtaatgaatgtggaaaagctttcTCCAAGAAGGGGGGCCTCACTTTccatcagagaacacacacaggGGAACAGCCTTACAAATGTGATGGATGTGGGAAAACCTTCTCCAGAAAGGGAGACCTCAGTTTACATAagagaactcacacaggggaAAAAGCTTATGTGTGTAGTTCCTGTAAAAAGCCCTTTTACCGGAAGTCCCACCTCATAATACATCAGCGAACTCATACAGGGGAAAGACCTTATGCATGTAGCACGTGTGGATTAGCCTTTTACCGGAAGACAGACCTCATTAAGCATCAAAGAGTCCAAAAGGGGAGAAATCattatgaatgtaatgaatgtggcaAAGTCTTTTGCAAGAGAATACATTTCAGGACACATCAGAGAACTCACGCAGGTGAGAAAACATAGAATGGAAAGAATGGAAGCATCTTTTGTGGCCAGTCACACCTCAGCAGGCAATGTATTGACAGAAGATGTTGTGGGAATATCATAAATCAGACATTGCCAGATGTCAGTGAAATAGAGGGGACACCTTGGAAGTGTAGTGTGAATAAAAACTTGCCAAAATTCACACATCTTCAAATGTAGAGGAAATGACAGAAGGGAGTAACTAGTCACAGACTGGCTGTGTAGTCTTGAAATTCCCTCTTTTGGACAGTTTGTGTTCATAGCCTCCCCTTACTGAGCTCTACTGTCACATTTCACTTTTGGGAATAAACAAACCTTCAGTCCACAACAGCCACCTAGAAAATGTTATCTTCATAATTTGCTAAGTTATTTGGAATGactgagttttgtttgtttattttttgtctcttCATGATTCTTTGTCACATTATTCTGGTACAgaccagctgtgtgaccccaggGGCATCACATGATTCGTACATCAGGCATATGCTGTACATCCAACCCAGTACGATGAGTGCTTCGTCAGGGTAGAGGCTCATGTCCAGTGACCTCTGAGGCCGTGATAACCAGAGTCTTGTTTGCATGTGAGACTGGGACTGCCTGTACCATCAGAAGTCTGTGTTTGTAGGGTGAGGTGTGGCTACGGCAATGTCCGcagttctcatccagcttcctgggctTGGTAGGCATtcccttctctgcttttcttGCTGGCCACCCCCCTGGGCATCCCCAGATGCCAGTACCTTCAATATGAAGGCCAGACCTATTGCTGTTCCCTTGACTGATAACCATCTTGTCATTCATCTTCCCCGTCCCATTTTACCCATCTGATTTCCACTTGCTGGTGTACTCGCCAGATCCTGACCTCCTGGCTTTTATTGTCCTAGCTACTAGTACCTGGCGTGAGTCATTCTCACATGGGCTCTGGCCATCCCCATCTGGAAAGACCTGCATGGTCGTGCATTGCTGTGCGGAAGACTCATTGTCCTGAGTTTCACGGCTGTGCACCTCTGCAGTTTACCTTCTCTTGACTGCTTTGCCTGCTGGGCTTCCCACAGCCTTCCTCCCACAGCATCCAGATGCACCATCTGGGACTGCCCTCTGCAGCACCTGTCCCCTGACCACACCCATGTCTTTCAGTGAGTGCTGGAAGAAGTCCAGGACAGTTTCTCAGTGGCCTTGATACAATAATCTGTGACCACCTGGCTTGCAGCCAAAGCCACTGACCCTTGCTAACCTCTGGCTTTTATCTGAGGTAGCATCCTGGGCTGACAATTTGGAACCTGGCTTTTTCTATGGAATAGTGCAGAGGGGTGTGTGCAGGTGAGCATGCTTTGGTTACTGTTACCCTCAGGGATATGTGTGAACCCCCACACCTGCCTCCTAGCCCACTGCCTGAGGATAGTTGCAATCCCTAGCTGACCTTGCGACCTTTAAGGCTAATGTGCTTTATATGTGGAGCAGGGGCTTTCAGAAGTGCACCTTTGAGGCTTGCTCTTGGCATGGGGGTCTGTGCAGAGACTCGTGCCCTAAGAGTCTGACACTGAGCTATCCTGGAGAGTTGGGTGAGGGTAGATTCTAGTCATGGGCCTCGTTGGCATGCTGGCTTGTGAATGCATTCTCTCTGTTAAAGCCTTGTGCTCTTCCACTAACTCTCTTGTGAACAGTTTATTCTCTCCTAAAAATTCCATTATTAGTGATGTATGTTTCTGTCAGCAGTGGTTCCAGAGG includes:
- the LOC103346024 gene encoding zinc finger protein 717 isoform X6 — its product is MLEIYSNLLSLGYYLTKPEVISKLEQGAEPWNTEESPNQSLPVVQRMDDLPGLRKQSQDRHLWQGVVTNSNSAMKEGFELRKIFNLSSNHISKPTKYRKYSLMSEALKVYQKVLFPGKPDELHISEKPEAQDLTEKSLLRCCENLSQHHKDQTLQQSLEYNGQWKAFSRDSLFPQKRAHMRETPCKHKYGKACDKSSLIVGETAQIAKNLLSRNSNLASHQQMCIGEKPYECKGCQKTFSCKSYLIQHQNSHTGEKAFECKRCTKSYYYKCQLALHQKIHMVEKPYECNECGKAYFHKAALSVHLITHTGERPFECSFCGNTFSRQSSLRKHEKLHTGEKPHTCGKTLCMNGDLTSQQRTLTREHPYKCNECGKAFSKKGGLTFHQRTHTGEQPYKCDGCGKTFSRKGDLSLHKRTHTGEKAYVCSSCKKPFYRKSHLIIHQRTHTGERPYACSTCGLAFYRKTDLIKHQRVQKGRNHYECNECGKVFCKRIHFRTHQRTHAGEKT
- the LOC103346024 gene encoding zinc finger protein 717 isoform X1, whose protein sequence is MWYIYRNKKIVNTSHVFFYKIKFSSSVHVFKNNKMNTSPVIYPGIPSGPLFIPLCSSPWLIGPSGLMHSKYWHKYNVQREMKLIQKVLLSFEDVAVYFTWEEWQKLDNTQRTLYRDVMLEIYSNLLSLGYYLTKPEVISKLEQGAEPWNTEESPNQSLPVVQRMDDLPGLRKQSQDRHLWQGVVTNSNSAMKEGFELRKIFNLSSNHISKPTKYRKYSLMSEALKVYQKVLFPGKPDELHISEKPEAQDLTEKSLLRCCENLSQHHKDQTLQQSLEYNGQWKAFSRDSLFPQKRAHMRETPCKHKYGKACDKSSLIVGETAQIAKNLLSRNSNLASHQQMCIGEKPYECKGCQKTFSCKSYLIQHQNSHTGEKAFECKRCTKSYYYKCQLALHQKIHMVEKPYECNECGKAYFHKAALSVHLITHTGERPFECSFCGNTFSRQSSLRKHEKLHTGEKPHTCGKTLCMNGDLTSQQRTLTREHPYKCNECGKAFSKKGGLTFHQRTHTGEQPYKCDGCGKTFSRKGDLSLHKRTHTGEKAYVCSSCKKPFYRKSHLIIHQRTHTGERPYACSTCGLAFYRKTDLIKHQRVQKGRNHYECNECGKVFCKRIHFRTHQRTHAGEKT
- the LOC103346024 gene encoding zinc finger protein 717 isoform X5, translated to MNTSPVLLSFEDVAVYFTWEEWQKLDNTQRTLYRDVMLEIYSNLLSLGYYLTKPEVISKLEQGAEPWNTEESPNQSLPVVQRMDDLPGLRKQSQDRHLWQGVVTNSNSAMKEGFELRKIFNLSSNHISKPTKYRKYSLMSEALKVYQKVLFPGKPDELHISEKPEAQDLTEKSLLRCCENLSQHHKDQTLQQSLEYNGQWKAFSRDSLFPQKRAHMRETPCKHKYGKACDKSSLIVGETAQIAKNLLSRNSNLASHQQMCIGEKPYECKGCQKTFSCKSYLIQHQNSHTGEKAFECKRCTKSYYYKCQLALHQKIHMVEKPYECNECGKAYFHKAALSVHLITHTGERPFECSFCGNTFSRQSSLRKHEKLHTGEKPHTCGKTLCMNGDLTSQQRTLTREHPYKCNECGKAFSKKGGLTFHQRTHTGEQPYKCDGCGKTFSRKGDLSLHKRTHTGEKAYVCSSCKKPFYRKSHLIIHQRTHTGERPYACSTCGLAFYRKTDLIKHQRVQKGRNHYECNECGKVFCKRIHFRTHQRTHAGEKT
- the LOC103346024 gene encoding zinc finger protein 717 isoform X3, giving the protein MWYIYRNKKIVNTSHVFFYKIKFSSSVHVFKNNKMNTSPVLLSFEDVAVYFTWEEWQKLDNTQRTLYRDVMLEIYSNLLSLGYYLTKPEVISKLEQGAEPWNTEESPNQSLPVVQRMDDLPGLRKQSQDRHLWQGVVTNSNSAMKEGFELRKIFNLSSNHISKPTKYRKYSLMSEALKVYQKVLFPGKPDELHISEKPEAQDLTEKSLLRCCENLSQHHKDQTLQQSLEYNGQWKAFSRDSLFPQKRAHMRETPCKHKYGKACDKSSLIVGETAQIAKNLLSRNSNLASHQQMCIGEKPYECKGCQKTFSCKSYLIQHQNSHTGEKAFECKRCTKSYYYKCQLALHQKIHMVEKPYECNECGKAYFHKAALSVHLITHTGERPFECSFCGNTFSRQSSLRKHEKLHTGEKPHTCGKTLCMNGDLTSQQRTLTREHPYKCNECGKAFSKKGGLTFHQRTHTGEQPYKCDGCGKTFSRKGDLSLHKRTHTGEKAYVCSSCKKPFYRKSHLIIHQRTHTGERPYACSTCGLAFYRKTDLIKHQRVQKGRNHYECNECGKVFCKRIHFRTHQRTHAGEKT
- the LOC103346024 gene encoding zinc finger protein 717 isoform X2; this encodes MNTSPVIYPGIPSGPLFIPLCSSPWLIGPSGLMHSKYWHKYNVQREMKLIQKVLLSFEDVAVYFTWEEWQKLDNTQRTLYRDVMLEIYSNLLSLGYYLTKPEVISKLEQGAEPWNTEESPNQSLPVVQRMDDLPGLRKQSQDRHLWQGVVTNSNSAMKEGFELRKIFNLSSNHISKPTKYRKYSLMSEALKVYQKVLFPGKPDELHISEKPEAQDLTEKSLLRCCENLSQHHKDQTLQQSLEYNGQWKAFSRDSLFPQKRAHMRETPCKHKYGKACDKSSLIVGETAQIAKNLLSRNSNLASHQQMCIGEKPYECKGCQKTFSCKSYLIQHQNSHTGEKAFECKRCTKSYYYKCQLALHQKIHMVEKPYECNECGKAYFHKAALSVHLITHTGERPFECSFCGNTFSRQSSLRKHEKLHTGEKPHTCGKTLCMNGDLTSQQRTLTREHPYKCNECGKAFSKKGGLTFHQRTHTGEQPYKCDGCGKTFSRKGDLSLHKRTHTGEKAYVCSSCKKPFYRKSHLIIHQRTHTGERPYACSTCGLAFYRKTDLIKHQRVQKGRNHYECNECGKVFCKRIHFRTHQRTHAGEKT
- the LOC103346024 gene encoding zinc finger protein 717 isoform X4 — encoded protein: MHSKYWHKYNVQREMKLIQKVLLSFEDVAVYFTWEEWQKLDNTQRTLYRDVMLEIYSNLLSLGYYLTKPEVISKLEQGAEPWNTEESPNQSLPVVQRMDDLPGLRKQSQDRHLWQGVVTNSNSAMKEGFELRKIFNLSSNHISKPTKYRKYSLMSEALKVYQKVLFPGKPDELHISEKPEAQDLTEKSLLRCCENLSQHHKDQTLQQSLEYNGQWKAFSRDSLFPQKRAHMRETPCKHKYGKACDKSSLIVGETAQIAKNLLSRNSNLASHQQMCIGEKPYECKGCQKTFSCKSYLIQHQNSHTGEKAFECKRCTKSYYYKCQLALHQKIHMVEKPYECNECGKAYFHKAALSVHLITHTGERPFECSFCGNTFSRQSSLRKHEKLHTGEKPHTCGKTLCMNGDLTSQQRTLTREHPYKCNECGKAFSKKGGLTFHQRTHTGEQPYKCDGCGKTFSRKGDLSLHKRTHTGEKAYVCSSCKKPFYRKSHLIIHQRTHTGERPYACSTCGLAFYRKTDLIKHQRVQKGRNHYECNECGKVFCKRIHFRTHQRTHAGEKT